The DNA region GTAAAGTGTGGGCCGAAAATGTGGAGGGTTCAAACATGTTTAGGGTCTTAGAAAAGCTCAGACTTCTAAAAATTCAACTGATAAagtttgacaagaagaagttcagtaACATCTCCAAATGAGCCCAAATATCCATAATTGAGTTAGAAGAAGTCCAAAGCAAGTTACTCGGGGTAGAAAATGATGAGCAACTTAACGAGGAAGAAAAAGATACCATTGGCAATTCAGAAAGCTGAGCTTATTAAAAGAGAATTTTATGaaacagaaatcaagacagaattCGCTTTCTCTCGGTGACAGCCTTCTTGTATCGGAAATGTATGGCTAGGAATCTGAGGAATAATATTTACAGCCTGAATAATGATGTGGGTGAATATGTACAGGGACAGAAAGGGGTACAAAATATCTCCATCAACTTCAATAAAGAGCTTATGGGTACAAAGAAAGCGCAACCAGGTCATCTGAACACCTTGTAACAGATTATCGATAAAAGAGTTTATGCTGAAGACTGTAAAGATCTAATCAGGGTTGTCACATGGGATGAAGTAAAAGAGGCTCTGTTCAGCATCAACGATAATAAAAGCCTAGGTTTAGATGGTTTTAATGCTCAATTCTTTAAGGAAAACCGGTCAGTTGTGGGTCACGATATTATGgaaggggttttggaattctttAAAAACAAGAAGATGCTCAAATAGTGGAACACTACAGTCCTAACTCTTATACCTAAAACCTCAGTTCCCGAAAAGGTTCAAGATTTCAAAGCGatttcatgctgcaatgttgtttataaaacaatttcaaaaattctttcataacaatttaaaaatgtcattggTAAAATTGCTAGTTtaaatcaatctgcattcattcTCGGCCGAACTATCTCTCATGACATTTTACTCATGCAAAACCTCCTCAAAGGTTATAGGAAGAgaaaaatatccccgagagtggttTTCAAAATCTATATCAAAAAAGCCGATTCTGTTATATGGGAAGTCATTCAAGACTTTATGGTCGTATCGGGTTTTCTCATGATTTTTATAGAATGGATCAGGAAATGTGTTTCTACCTCTCGTTTTGTAGTTAGCGTCAATGAGATCCATGGAGGCCACTTCAAAGGTGAAAATGGTGTGAGGCAAGGAGATCCCCTATCATCTTCCCTTTTTGTCGTCATcgtggcgatctttgagagtgTTTTTACGACGTTCCGAAAGAATCAACCATACATCTtccacccattctgtgaggagAAGGAGATCACCCATTTATACTTtactgacgatttgttcattctcgCGCATGCTGACatatatttcataaaaactGTAACAGCTGCactaacattttattttgaggTTATAGGTTTGACTATCAATGAGAACAAGAGCTTGGCATTCTATGGAGGAGTAAAACAGGAAACAAAAGCAAACATCTACAACATCATGGACATCACAGAAGGAAGCTTCCCAATAAGATACTTAGACATACTACTCACAGCAAAACAGATCCAAATCTTACACTACAAACCACTGATCGAGAAAGTGAATAACTCAATTTCCAACTGAGCAGCAAAGAAACTTACATACACTGGAAGAATTGAACTAGTCAAAAGCGTGGTAATGAGAATCATCGGTTACTGGTCGCAGGACTTATGCtcccgaagaaggtaatgaaaaaACTTGACGTGCTAATGAGAAATTTTATTTGGGGAAGCAGCGGGAGAGGCGGGAAGAAGGTTAAGTGGACCACACTTTGCAACCAAAGGAAGAAGGAGACATATGGCTCAAGAACtgtgttgaatggaataaagTGTTGACGTATAAGCACCTACGGGCCATCGAGATCAAACAAGAATCACTCTAGATCAAGTGTGTCCACACTCATTTTATGAAATACGAATCAAGTGTTTGGACATCCAAAATAAGAGAAGATATGGGATGGTCGTTAAAGAAAATCCTTAAGTTAAGAAACAATATTGTAGGAGTTTTTGATATTAGCTAGGGAGACGGCATAAACACACCATTTTGGTATGATCCCTAGTATGAGAACCAaccattaataaataaagaggaATTCAGAAACGTGAGGATTAGATGGGACTGCCTAGCTGCCAAAGTCCTAGACATTAAAGACAGGCTATAGAATTTTCTCCTTAGACGTATACCGGTGGGGCGACGCATTCTCGAACATATTAGTAACATAAAATTCAACGAAAGAACATacgtacaccgatggaaagccGATGAAAATGGGAAGACGATTTCAAGCAAAGTGTGGAACACCATCCGAGAGATGGagcaaaaattaaatttggctAATCTGGTCTGGTCATCAAGGGTTATCCGAAGACACCAATTCATCTTATGGCCTGCATTTAGGAAAAAGCTAAACACGAGAGATCGCATCAGGAAGTACATGGAAATTGCGGATCCAAGTTGTCTGATGTGTGAAGGGAATGAAGAAACAACTGATCATCTCTTCGAGGACTGTTCATTTACTTCAAAACTTtggaataaattaaaatatggagATGACCAGATTCCCGGGAGACTAGAAAAAAATCAAGGAAGTGGCTGTGAAGAAAGTGAAGGGCTCAAAGTTTAAgtcaaagattttcaaatacaGATTCGGCTCAACAGTTTACAACATCTAGTAGGAGAGAAACGCGAGGGAATTCTCGAGGAATCGAAGAAGTCTAGAGCATACATGAGATGATATTGTAACTGATTGTAACGAGAACATCCAGACGTTGAGATGATCCCCAAAAAATGAACAGAGTTGGATCCTCTATAGGAACTGGATTGTATCATATCAGGAAGTCACCAAAGACGCTGTTTTTTTAGCAAGATAAACgcaatttataatttgtttgtaattcgATGATTGAttgtaattcatttatttttaaaccgtAACGAACTTAATTTTCCTTGGCTTGTCTAGGAAAATACagaaacttattttattttttccaatttttgagaacttttaatgaaatgacgttaagttgtttttccaaaaaaaggATTTAGGTGCAATTGGAATTTTCTAATCCTTTGTAAGAACTTATCGAGGTTTTGAATGTGTTCTTCTTGCTTTTTGTACTTGTCAATCATGTTTTCCACGTACACTTCCACTTCTTTGTGGATCATATCATAAAGTATCATTTTTGTTGCTCTTTGGTACACGGCACTGTCATTCTTGAGTCTGAAAGGCATGACCCGATAACAAAATGTGCCAACTTCTATGATGAACATGGTCTTCTCTTTGTCCTCTAGTTCCATCAATACTTGATTGTATTCGAAGAATCTGTCCATGAATGATATTAATTGATTTCCTGTTGCGTGGTCAACCAATACGTCTATGTGAGGTAGCGGAAAATATCTTTTGGGCTTACTTTGTTGAGATCATGATAGTCTACGTATACCCAAATTTTCATATCTTTCTTGGCAACTGGGACCACGTTTGCCACCCACTTAGGATACTCGACGACTTCCATAAAACTGGCCTCCAATTGTTTCTTCACTTCCTCTTTGACTTTATCAACAATATCAGCCCGTATTCGACGAAGCTTCTACTTGACCGTCTTGACATCTAAATATAAAGAGATATATGATGTTGAATAATGTTAGGATCAACTCCTGACATATCTTTATACGACCATGCAAAAacgtatttatttagttttaattattcaattaaattgtaGCGTTCTTGTTTGTTTAAGCTTTGTCCGATTACAACAATTTGAGGGTCATCTTCGTTATTTAAGTTAATGTTAGTCATTTTTAGTTGCCGACAGGCTttcatgtttattatttaaataatgtttcatttaaaaattcatttcgGAGTTAAAGTTATCATCACAAACGTAAATTCGAAATTATATGCATTAAATAAAACACTATTGTCTATTACATCATTACTCGTGCTAGAATTATCATGTGGAGGAGAAGTAACAATATTATAAAGGGGGGGATAGATTTTTTGAGTGAGTTTTTTCGATACAATCTCCTCTATTACTAGATTGCCCTCTTCTCGATTCATAGTTCTAGTGATACCAATGGTCTTCTTAACAACATAGGGATCGTCTTTGTCGTTGTTAGTGTCATTTGAATCTGTATGGATCAAGTCGAAGGAGGTTTTCCCTTCAGAGAGTTCATATTTCCGCCTTGAGGATTCACCTCATTCAGCTTTAGCTTTCTCTTCCAAACCTCCAGGTCTTCGAAGTAGACCTTCCAGATTGCTCTTCCACTTCTTGGCTCTTTTCATATCCATATGAAATGAAAATGGTTAATTTGGTCAAGGAAATTGGTAAATATCTCAAAATTGGGAAAAAGTTTTTGGGTTAAGGGATTAATAAAAGTTTCAATAAAGCTAAAGCATAATACATCATGACCTTCTTGTACAAATTGTCCGTTCAATGTGGGAGGTATATGAATGTGAGACTTTCGGATCTTACTTCTTCTAGCCTTTTTGCCTTCTGTCCTTATATAGCCTAAACCACTCGTGTCGTACTTCTCTCAGATTGCCTCTTTGGGATTGACAATACTTGTACCGTAAAGACCCAAACCCATTTCAGGAAAATATCGCATCTTAATCATCATGTTTTGAATCATATAACCAAAGTAAGAGAATCTTAGAGTACCTAAAGGATCTACCTCTAATGCAAACGCCGGAGTtacttcaaaatcattcaatTCGAAATCTTGGTTAGATACATGGGAGTTGTCGACACCATTCGCATAATACACATCCCCTTTAACCGTAATCATAGAACCATTGACCATAAATCAGAGTTTCTAATGCAACGTGGATGCTATTGTCTTTGCCTTATGTAGCCACGGCCTCCCAAGAATGACATTGTATGATCGTTGCATGTCTATAACGTAAAAGTTGATCTCAAATGGAATGCCCGACACCTTGATCGTTGTCTTGGAATTGCACATGACTTCCTTTCTTGTGTTGTCAAAGTACATACAAATTTAAAGgaataatcaaatatatctCAATGTCGATCTTCTCAAGTGTCCTCTATGGGCATATATTCAATGTCGAGCCATTATTGACAATGGCCATTGGAATTGTCTTTCCTTCAATCTTTATTGTAATGTATAGAGCTTTTGCACGACCTGTTCTGAAGCTTGGCAAATGTGTATTATCGAAACCAATCTTCTATTCTTTCATAACACTATTGATCATGCCCATTAACTCTTCAGGAGTTGTTAACAGATATATCGATATTTGTCAAATTTGTAAACATTGCATTTCTATACTCAATCGAGTACATGAGCAATTCCTAAATCGATATATTAGACTCAGTTTACTTCAATTGTCTCAACAGATTGTCTCCTACATTAGCCGCTATTGGATCATCAAGCTTCTTCCCGACTAAGTTCTCAAAAGGGGACAACTGCCCAAAAGGGATACTCTTCACGAAGTTAAGTTGAAAATATATTCCTCTTCTAGTCACATTGACCTTTTTTCCCACTTTCTCTTTTCCTGACCATCTCTATTCAGACATTGTTTTCTCAAAATTTCGTATATCTAATTCCTCTCTTATCCTTTCCTCAGTCTTTTCTCTTTCAACCTCCCAAAAGTTGTCATCATTCTTCGATTCAATACGTATCGTCCTTTTTGCAATCACTTTCCAAAAAAACTATTCGCAATTTACATTCTATGCGTGGGCTTCCTCCCAAAAATCTATCATCGCCACTATCATTTCTTCACTTTGAATAAGGCCTAACAAATAATCGTTGTGAATCGCTTCCTCACTAATTTCCAACATGTGTACTCCGTGGTTGGGTAAAAGGTTATTCCTTGCCTTTAGTTTGGTAATCACCTTCTCGTCAATGAGATATTAGATTTTGTCTTTCAACATGTAATAGAAATCGGTCCCATGACACACCAAGATTATGTCCATCTACTTGACACTTATTTCCCCGGTATTGGTGTTAGTAGAAGTACTTGTCTTTCAATGTTTCAAAAGACTTGGACATTGACATACCTATATCATCATAATTTCCTCGCAGTCTTGTAGGAGGAGTCACTATCTTAGAGGTATGAATCAATTTGTCTTTAACTTGTTCATTGTTAACACATCATATGCATCCCATGCACCCGCCACAAAGTGAACTTGTGCCTTAGGTTTCTAGTTGTCTCGCCTTTCACCTCAGATTATTTATGTACCCCTTATTTTCTTCCTCCTTTTTGGCTATTAAATTGTCAAAATGAACTCCGTCACACATCATATTTACTAGCCCCAAATGATCTTTGGCATACATTCTCAAACTATACTCACCGTTCAAATCGTCAGCTATCATTTCTATTTGTT from Impatiens glandulifera chromosome 5, dImpGla2.1, whole genome shotgun sequence includes:
- the LOC124939100 gene encoding uncharacterized protein LOC124939100, whose translation is MDEIIEKSQSNQVIVVVVVDTQANQEQEDCSKVDIEESKVVDYSKAEVEGNEDNDLEIQVENNKEGEREENEEGQGEKEDNMLIQQGQKGVQNISINFNKELMGTKKAQPEWIRKCVSTSRFVVSVNEIHGGHFKGENGVRQGDPLSSSLFVVIVAIFESVFTTFRKNQPYIFHPFCEEKEITHLYFTDDLFILAHADIYFIKTVTAALTFYFEVIGLTINENKSLAFYGGVKQETKANIYNIMDITEGSFPIRYLDILLTAKQIQILHYKPLIEKVNNSISN